The genomic region GCCACCATGGCCTGCACATTTTCCAGTTTGGCGTTGGCTGGAATATCACAACCGGACTGTAGAATATAGCCCTGTGGACCCAGCTGCTTGATCAAGCGAGTGCAGTAGGCGTGAACATCGTCCGGATTATCTAAAAACAGTTTCGATGCCGGTACATCCCCCATGATACACATATGATCGCCTAAAATTTCTTTGGCTTTGAAAATATCGGTTTCGCCATCGAGGGCCATAATACATTTTCCGCGGGGAAGCTCTTTGAAAATTTCAAGCTCACGCGTCCAATCAGAATCCAGGTGCAGCAGTGCAATCAAACCAGCATCAACGACCTCTGTGACCAGTTTGCGAAAATAAGGCCATACAAATCGTTGCCACATTGCCGGCGATAACAGACAGGGCGCCGCGCGCCACCCGCCTACCCAGACCAACGGATATTCCTTTTTTGTTGCGCGTCGAATAGCGGCGTCGGCCAGGTGCGGCAGAATGGTATCCATAACGGCTTCGACTTTTTCCGGTATGTCAATCAGATCGATGGCAAACTCCATCAGGGAGCGTGCCCCGCACAGCAGTTCAATGGGCGTGGTGATGTCGCCACCGCTGAGCACCGGTATGCCAATGGATTGCCATTTTGCACGAACGTTGACCGACTGCCGCTGTGGCGGCAGGTATTCCGGTGGCACATCATTGAGGATGCGTTCCCGCATCATTTTCTCAAAAAAGTCCAACCATCCATGATCCAGAATGCGATCATAATCATCGCGGTCCATCAGCTGGGTTTCAGTTACCTGCCACATTTCATTTTCGGGCAAATCCACCCCCGGCACGCGAACCTTCGCCATAAAATCATAGCACAGACCATAAGGCCAAAAAGCGCCATAGTTAATAGCATCCCCATCACCCACCAGCTCAAACGCTTTAATCATTGTATCAATATTGGTTTGCGGGCATTTTAAAAATGCGGCCATCGGCGTTTGTGTGGCATAGGCCGCAAACCCGGAATACTCTAAAACAACCGGTGTACGATCCGGCTCCTCCAGCGCAACGGCCTTTAGGATTCTTTCCAACCGCTGGTTGTATAGGTCTTCATTGCTCATGCAAATAGTTTTGGTGTTGATTTTATTTTTTGTTCACCGCAGAGACGCAAAGGCCGCAGAGAATTTTTTTCTTGGCCTGAATTCCTGAGAGGGAAAATCAGGCCAAACAATCTGCCTTGAGCAAATAAAAAGTATTGTATTCTTTGATGTAATTTAAAAGGCACAAACCCCAAAAATCCATTTGGAGTAATGAAACCCTGCCCGCAAAGCTGAGGTTTTAAGTTTTTCGGCCTCTCAACGAAAAACTTAAAGATAATTATCTCTGCGATCTCTGCGTCTCTGCGGTGATAGAAAAAGGCTACCAACGCTAACGCTGGAAAACTGCTCCTCGATCAGCGCTGGAAACCATCTGTGTGTAGCGGGCCAGATAACCGCCCTTGACTTTGGGCTCAAACGCGGGCAGGGTGGCAATCCGATTGCGGATTTCTTCTTCTGATAATCGAACATTCAGGCGTTTTTGTGGAATATCGATTTCGATGATATCGCCATCGCGCAGTGCTGCAATCGGCCCGCCAGCAGCTGCTTCCGGAGAAACATGCCCGATAGCGGCCCCGCGACTGGCTCCTGAAAAGCGGCCGTCGGTAATCAGTGCTACTTGCTTATCCATCCCCATACCGGCGAGCGCAGATGTGGGTGACAGCATTTCGCGCATGCCGGGCCCTCCTTTTGGCCCTTCATATCGAACCACGATGACTTCACCTTTTTTAATCTTCGCATCCATGATGGCTTCAAACACGTCTTCTTCAGAGTTGAAAATATGGGCTGGACCGGAGTGGGTCAGCATTTCCTCAGATACCGCCGCCTGCTTTACAATGGAGCCATCAGGCGCTAGATTGCCGCTTAAGATGGCCAGCCCCCCGCCGCGGTGGACCGGCTTTTCAATTGAACGAATGACCGCATAATCTTTGACCCCGGCCTTGATGTCGGTCAGCATTTCTCCGACGGGTTTTCCATAGACGGTCGGTGGGTCTGTTTTGATGAGCTTGGCTTTGTGTAATTCTGCCAATATGGCAGGGATACCACCAGCATAAAATAGATCAACAACATGATGGGGGCCGGCAGGCGCAATAGAGGTCAAATGAGGGACCATGGCGGTGAAGGGATCCAGATCTTTAAGGGTTAGGTCCAGACCGGCATAATAGGCCAGTGCCGGAATGTGCAGCGCCGTGTTGGTGGATCCACCCAAGGCCATATCAGCCGCAATGGCGTTGTGAAACGCATCTGCTGTCATGATCTCGCGTGGTTTCAAGTCTTTTTGGACCAACTCAACGACTTTGTAGCCGGTTTCTTTGGCCAACCAGATGCGTTCGGAAAAAACAGCCGGTGCGCTGCCGTTGTAAGGCAGCGACATGCCCAACGCTTCTGAGAGATTGCTCATGGTATTGGCAGTGAACATCCCCGAACAGGAGCCGGCACCAGGGCAGGCAGCGCACTCAAATGTATCCAGTTCTTCTTCGGAAATTTTTCCGCTTTTAAAGCGACCGACAGCTTCAAAAACTTTATCCAGCCCCGTATCTTTACCATGTACTTTGCCTGGCAGCATCGGCCCGCCGGATAAAAAAATCGCGGGAATGTTCAATCGCGCGGCAGCAATCAGCATCCCCGGTATAATTTTGTCACAGGATGCCAGCAGGACTAAACCATCAAAAGGATGGGCAACCGCCATGGTTTCTACGGTGTCGGCAATCAATTCCCGGCTGGGAAGTGAATACTTCATGCCATCGTGGTTCATGGCAATGCCGTCACAAATGCCAATGGTATTGAAGACCAGCGGCGTACCCCCGGCTGCATATATACCGGCTTTGACTGCATCGACCAGCTTATCCAGATGCATGTGCCCCGGTATGATCTCATTAAAGGAGTTGGCAATACCGATGATGGGCCGCTCCAACTCCCAGTCCGTAAAGCCATCTGCTCTCAGTAAAGAACGGTGGGGTGCTCTTTCGGGCCCTTTGGTCATTAAATCACTTCGTTTGCTCATTGTTCTGTTCCTTTTTTTCAAATACTTAGTTATCCGGAAAAACTCAGTTGAATACGCCCGTTACAATTTTACCACGAAGAGCACGAAGATAACGAAGGGAACACATGATTTTACTTTTGTCTTTTCACGTCCTTCGTGCCCTTCGTGGTTATATATCCATCAGTAGAGCTTTCTGCATAGTGGTATTCCAGTACTATTTGTTAATCGGTTTCAACAATTTTTCCACATATACCCTGACGGGGATCAGCTTTTGGGCCAGCATGATTTCTTCAGTTTGCTGCCAGGCGGCCACATCTATGGCGCCAAAGTCAAATTTCGCTAAGGGCATCATCAAGATGCGGGTGGCGGGCAGCTGCTGCCGAACGATCTCTTCGGGTGTTTCTTTATTGTATTTTAAGATCAGGGCGACGGCCGTTTCGGTATTGGCCGGGTCCAATGCCTCCCGCCAGCCTTGAAGCAACGCTTTGATAAACCGCTGAACTGTTTCGCGTCTTTCTTCAAGCATTTTACGGGTGGTGACCACTGAGTTGGCCACAAAACGGATCCCCATTTTGTTAGGGTCCATGAGATCAAAGCGTTCCCCCGCTTTTAGTAGCTTAGCACCGATAATGGGCGCTTGGGCATTACGATACAAAGGCCACAGATCAACTTTGCCCTGGTAGAAAGGGGTATAATCATAGCGCACACTGAAAAGAGTGACGTCATTTTCTTGAATGCCGTATTTGGCCAGCAGCGCACGCATGATGGTTTCATCATTGCCCCCATGGGTAATACCGATGGTTTTACCCTTAAGGTCCTGAGGCGTATTTAGCGGTGTTTTGTCCGGGCGATATATCCAATGCAGCGGATTGGTCTGGAAAAGCTGAGCGATGACCACAATCGGTGAACCTTTTGATACCGCCCTGATCACCTGGTCGGCTGATGCAACGCCAAACTGAGCATGACCCAATTCGAGCTCCTTTATAGCGTCTTTTTCTGGCCCCCCGGGTTTAACATTTACCGCCAGGCCCTGTTTTGCGAAGTATCCGTTGTCAAGGGCATACAGGTCTCCGACCACGCTGACATTATACAGCCACTTAAGACGGTAACTGACTTCTTCCAGCGGTTTTTCAGCGTCCGGTGAGCACCCTACCAAAAAGAGGATAAGGATCATAACCATTACTGGCAAACCAAAACGATCAAACAGTTGTCGCTGCATCAATTCCTCCAGTTGAGCCTTGAACCTTTTAAACGCTGCCGATGCGCTTTTTCACAACTCTACCCAGCCATTCTAGAAACACCAAATAGACGGATGTGCAAATCCCGATTAAAAAAAGAGCAACCAGTATTTTTGCCAGATCGCTCTGGTATAAGGCAATCCGGATACTGTATCCGATGCCGGCATTGGCTGCAATAAATTCGGCCACAATCGTGCCCACCATGGCCAGGGTGGCACTTCCGACAATAACGGTAATTAGTTTATGAATATTCTCAAAAGCCCGTATTTTAACCTGAAGCTGCCAGTTCATCCTGCGCGTGGATTCAAAGAAGTGTTCGATTTCTGTTACCGGCTCTGATAATATTCCGATGATAGAAAGCAATAACGGAAAATAGCAAATCATCGCTGCAATCAGTAAGCGGGAAGAAAGCCCATCTCCTAAAAGGATAAAAATAATCGGCGCCACGGCCACAATAGGGTAGGCCTGAATATTGTAAGCCGCCACGCGGATAAAAGAACCGATCCAAATGGTTAACCGTCCGATAATGCCCACAACCGTTGCCATGCAAATGGACAGCAGGTGGCCCAGAACGGCCACTGCAAGCGTGTTGAGCACGGCCAGCAGGTAAATTCCGAAATAGCGTCGAACAGTCATGCCGATTTCGCCAAAGCCCGGGATGACGTAATCGGATAAATTCAGACCATATTTTACCAGCATCAGACCGGCAAAACCGATAAAATAGATCATTAAAAATTGATAAATACGCCTATGCAGCATTAACGATCTCCAGCATGCATTGCTCCAGATCCTTTTCAGCGAGCGATTGACGGCCATTAAAATCCTGACCTTGAAGTAAAACAGCCTGAGGATCTTTATGATGGCTGCGCAGAACTAGGATCTGTTTGCAAAATTTTGAAACCTCAGCCACATTATGGGAGATGTATAAAAAGCAGCGTTCGGGATACAGGGCTTTGATTTTTAATATGATTTTCTCTTTGGTGATTTCATCCACATTGGCCAGGCTTTCATCCATAACCAGCAGTTTAAAGTCCTGAAGCAGATAGCGGGTTAAATTGGTTCGGTTTTGCTGGCCCAGGGATAGCTGGGCAAAACGGGAATTTAAACAAGAATCAAGGCCAAACGAATCCACCAATTCTTCCAGGCGTTTCCGGTTGGATGCGGGTGTGATGTGGGTCAGATGCTCATGAACACTGGACCATCCCGGGAGCCTTTCCAGATTATACGTGTATAATACTGGGTCCATTTGATGCAGCTTAATTTTTCCGGAATATTCATTAAGCTTACCAGCAATCATTTTCGCCAGAGTGGTCTTGCCCACCCCCGAAGGGCCAAACAAAGCGTGAAAGCCGGGTTCGGTCACCTGGCAGCTCAATTGCCGGAAGACATGTCTGACAGATCCCGGATAGGTATAAGTTAATTCGGAGATGTCAAGCTGCATTTTCTCTCTTAGCTGAAACGGGTTTAAATATAAATGATAGACTGCTCTGTCAGCGTCAGTCTTTTGAGACCCTCGGGTGTCATGACATAATCATCCTCCAGTCCGACAACGCCTTTTTGGGGAAAAACGAATTTGGGCTCCAGAGCCAGCACCATGCCAATTTCCAGCCCTCCGTCAAAACGCGGAGATATGATGGGGTATTCATCAATTTCCAGACCGATACCATGTCCGATAAAATTAACCTGCCCCTCTCCAAATCCCATGAAAAAATCTGCCAGGCTATCGCTTTTGGCTTTTTGCACAGCTGCCGCATATAGCTCAGCGCAGGTTTTGCCCGGTCGCGCTATATCAACCACAAGCGCCAGAATTTCCTGTGAGCAGTTATGGGCCCGCTCTAAGTGTTCCGCAAGCGTGCCGATCACATAGGTTCGAAACTGATCGCCGACATAGCCGTTAATGGCTACCCCATAGTCGACCCCAATGGGTTCGTTTCGCCGTATCTTGCGAAAGCCGGCACCCTGAGCCATAGCCGGTGTATTACCGCTGCCGCCGTGGGGGCTGTTTAGCAGCGATATGGTCGCGCCGCTGCGGCCGGCGAGCACATGCGCGTGGGTCATTTCCTGGTTCCAACCTCGCATGCGTAGAGTGCCCATATGGCCTTCTCTGCGGGCAACCATGGCCAGATGTCCGTCGATTTCCAGTTCGGTCATGCCTTCCCTAATGATGCTTTTAAGTTCCGTTAACCCTTTGTGTAGGACAGCGGTTGCTTTTTTAATTTGCTCAATTTCATAAGCCGATTTAATCATGCGCAATCTGCGGATGATGCCCGATACATCCGTCCATTGGCACAGTGAGACAGCTTTTTGAAACCAGAGATATAGACTGGCCGGCAGGACATCCATTTCCAGACCGGCTCTGTCCAAGCGATTGAAGCCAAAATCTTTTAAAATATTCGGGACCTCGCTCTTATTATTGATAGGGACAATATGTTTTATCGAAGATTCCTGTTCGGCGCGCTTGGCATT from Desulfobacterales bacterium harbors:
- a CDS encoding ATP-binding cassette domain-containing protein, encoding MQLDISELTYTYPGSVRHVFRQLSCQVTEPGFHALFGPSGVGKTTLAKMIAGKLNEYSGKIKLHQMDPVLYTYNLERLPGWSSVHEHLTHITPASNRKRLEELVDSFGLDSCLNSRFAQLSLGQQNRTNLTRYLLQDFKLLVMDESLANVDEITKEKIILKIKALYPERCFLYISHNVAEVSKFCKQILVLRSHHKDPQAVLLQGQDFNGRQSLAEKDLEQCMLEIVNAA
- a CDS encoding ABC transporter substrate-binding protein, whose amino-acid sequence is MQRQLFDRFGLPVMVMILILFLVGCSPDAEKPLEEVSYRLKWLYNVSVVGDLYALDNGYFAKQGLAVNVKPGGPEKDAIKELELGHAQFGVASADQVIRAVSKGSPIVVIAQLFQTNPLHWIYRPDKTPLNTPQDLKGKTIGITHGGNDETIMRALLAKYGIQENDVTLFSVRYDYTPFYQGKVDLWPLYRNAQAPIIGAKLLKAGERFDLMDPNKMGIRFVANSVVTTRKMLEERRETVQRFIKALLQGWREALDPANTETAVALILKYNKETPEEIVRQQLPATRILMMPLAKFDFGAIDVAAWQQTEEIMLAQKLIPVRVYVEKLLKPINK
- the ilvD gene encoding dihydroxy-acid dehydratase, with product MSKRSDLMTKGPERAPHRSLLRADGFTDWELERPIIGIANSFNEIIPGHMHLDKLVDAVKAGIYAAGGTPLVFNTIGICDGIAMNHDGMKYSLPSRELIADTVETMAVAHPFDGLVLLASCDKIIPGMLIAAARLNIPAIFLSGGPMLPGKVHGKDTGLDKVFEAVGRFKSGKISEEELDTFECAACPGAGSCSGMFTANTMSNLSEALGMSLPYNGSAPAVFSERIWLAKETGYKVVELVQKDLKPREIMTADAFHNAIAADMALGGSTNTALHIPALAYYAGLDLTLKDLDPFTAMVPHLTSIAPAGPHHVVDLFYAGGIPAILAELHKAKLIKTDPPTVYGKPVGEMLTDIKAGVKDYAVIRSIEKPVHRGGGLAILSGNLAPDGSIVKQAAVSEEMLTHSGPAHIFNSEEDVFEAIMDAKIKKGEVIVVRYEGPKGGPGMREMLSPTSALAGMGMDKQVALITDGRFSGASRGAAIGHVSPEAAAGGPIAALRDGDIIEIDIPQKRLNVRLSEEEIRNRIATLPAFEPKVKGGYLARYTQMVSSADRGAVFQR
- a CDS encoding Xaa-Pro peptidase family protein; the encoded protein is MQTVPHQEIHQRIRNFQTRLGDNRLDGAFILQNADLFYFSGTIQSAVLFVPANGEPILMVLKNAKRAEQESSIKHIVPINNKSEVPNILKDFGFNRLDRAGLEMDVLPASLYLWFQKAVSLCQWTDVSGIIRRLRMIKSAYEIEQIKKATAVLHKGLTELKSIIREGMTELEIDGHLAMVARREGHMGTLRMRGWNQEMTHAHVLAGRSGATISLLNSPHGGSGNTPAMAQGAGFRKIRRNEPIGVDYGVAINGYVGDQFRTYVIGTLAEHLERAHNCSQEILALVVDIARPGKTCAELYAAAVQKAKSDSLADFFMGFGEGQVNFIGHGIGLEIDEYPIISPRFDGGLEIGMVLALEPKFVFPQKGVVGLEDDYVMTPEGLKRLTLTEQSIIYI
- a CDS encoding uroporphyrinogen decarboxylase family protein, with amino-acid sequence MSNEDLYNQRLERILKAVALEEPDRTPVVLEYSGFAAYATQTPMAAFLKCPQTNIDTMIKAFELVGDGDAINYGAFWPYGLCYDFMAKVRVPGVDLPENEMWQVTETQLMDRDDYDRILDHGWLDFFEKMMRERILNDVPPEYLPPQRQSVNVRAKWQSIGIPVLSGGDITTPIELLCGARSLMEFAIDLIDIPEKVEAVMDTILPHLADAAIRRATKKEYPLVWVGGWRAAPCLLSPAMWQRFVWPYFRKLVTEVVDAGLIALLHLDSDWTRELEIFKELPRGKCIMALDGETDIFKAKEILGDHMCIMGDVPASKLFLDNPDDVHAYCTRLIKQLGPQGYILQSGCDIPANAKLENVQAMVAAAIG
- a CDS encoding ABC transporter permease subunit: MLHRRIYQFLMIYFIGFAGLMLVKYGLNLSDYVIPGFGEIGMTVRRYFGIYLLAVLNTLAVAVLGHLLSICMATVVGIIGRLTIWIGSFIRVAAYNIQAYPIVAVAPIIFILLGDGLSSRLLIAAMICYFPLLLSIIGILSEPVTEIEHFFESTRRMNWQLQVKIRAFENIHKLITVIVGSATLAMVGTIVAEFIAANAGIGYSIRIALYQSDLAKILVALFLIGICTSVYLVFLEWLGRVVKKRIGSV